In Syngnathus scovelli strain Florida chromosome 16, RoL_Ssco_1.2, whole genome shotgun sequence, the genomic stretch AGACAGCCATATATATTGATAGTGTCATAGCACTGGTGTGAGACTATTGCATGTCTTTTTTTCTGCAGGTTCGATGCGTGCAAAACAGACCTGACATGTGCTCGTAATTGGGCCACAGATCCCAGAGGCCACAACTGCACTGGAACCTGTGTTCAGTATCAGCAGGTAATCAAGGGTGTGTTTCCCTATATGGCAGTTGAACATTTGGTGTATGTTCTAGAAATGACTAATGGCAAAATATTTTGATGGGTGTGTCTATAGTCAGAATAAAACTCAGTAGCACTAATAATGAAAAACACACTCCAAAATCTAAGCTGGACTCTAATAGAAAGTTCAAACTACTGTACCAGGTAATGCAAAAATGGCTTAGCTCTCTGTGAAAGCctcaactaaataaataaataaataaataaataaataaataaataaataaataaataaataaacagttgCTGCCCAAGCAAAAGATGTCCAGGACTCTGTGTAAgcctcaaataaataaataaacaaataaacaaataaacaaataaacaaacaaacaaataaataaataaataataaataaataaataaataaataaataaataaataaataaataaataaataaacagttgCTGCCCAAGCAGAAGATTTCAAGGACAGGGTAAAGCCTCGGGAAATTTCTGCTTGCACGGAATAAGCTTTGGCAGCAAAAGATGTGAGCCTGGGGAAGGACTcactgtttgtgtgcatgtgtgttaggCATGTTAGACAGTCTATGAGTTGACATTCTCTTTGTCCTTCAGACATGATGAATATATTATAGCTTTTCACCTTCTGAACACCTCGTGCACCTTAGTCTTAATCCCCAAACAGATGAGGGGAAGCAGACGTCGAGGTGCTGTTGTGCTGTAGGGGAAACACAGATTAGGAATTTGGCAAGAGATGGGAAATAATATACTGGAGACacggtttttatttttatgattaaaataatattttaattcatttgaTCCTCTTGTCAATTTCCatttcttttttgtattttcctgCTCAGATGTATCAACATGGCCGAGATCTGTGCGAGAGCCTTTGGGGTGACGCCTTCATGACGGTTGAAGATTCATCTGAAGGGGTCGCAGATGCCGGCGTGAACGGCAACCCCGGCAGCGGTCGCCCGTGTGGCTGCCTGACCCTCAGTCCTTCCGACAAGGATGTGATCTCGGCCCTCCGGGCCCACCAGGATGACCCGGAAGAGCTTGATACCACCAAAACCGGGCTGCCTCCGTATATGTCGCCCTGCCAGACCAAGCTGCCCCCGCAGACGAGGAGCGGCAGGAAGGGGAATTCTGTCCTCCGCAAACGTTCCATCATAGTGGACGACGGAGAGGGAAGTGGAAGTGGCCTGTAGGAAATAAAAATgagtcaaaatattagaaataaTTGTCTAGCTGTTACTATACAACTTGTATCTAAGTGGAGTTTGGACCACACTCCTCTCACACTGTAGTCAGATGTTCTGAACCA encodes the following:
- the rtbdn gene encoding retbindin → MIILMRALLLICAYWTTVLIVGISSEGTCLQDGKHKATPSPEPHLKDCTLYADNSCCTQEDIQDFSHSPSASNQNEPWDKCGPLSPVCEGYLKRVSCFYRCSPDAARWPHPHRRTYIQAVPLCHSFCRDWFDACKTDLTCARNWATDPRGHNCTGTCVQYQQMYQHGRDLCESLWGDAFMTVEDSSEGVADAGVNGNPGSGRPCGCLTLSPSDKDVISALRAHQDDPEELDTTKTGLPPYMSPCQTKLPPQTRSGRKGNSVLRKRSIIVDDGEGSGSGL